The nucleotide window GCAAAGagaatcttttatttcctccttaaAAATGGAGTGGGGATAATATGCAGTTGGGACAATTATCTAAGTATGGTATTATGATACATGATCAGATCAAAACTGGCTCCACTGTCACATTCTGGAGGGTAAGTACAACCACATGGCTCTTGCTTCCTGTGGGCACAGTGGGCAGTGTGACCTTTAGACACCAAATTTATGGTAGTCTCCCACTGAGAAATAATAGATGAGGTTTAACCCTTAAGACTTGAGGATCAAGAACTCATGAAGGAATTCTTTTTCCAGACCTACAAATCTGGATTAAATTGCCCACCCTACATTGTTAGAGGAGACTCCAATTCCATGAAGAATTGTCAACCCTTTGAGACACTGTACCACTGTGACCTCAATGTTTCACTTTAAGTAATCCTCTAATTCAGACCAACACTGGAACATTCCCTAGATTAGAGGGAGAGGTACAGCCACAATGAAAACAGCTGACAAACAGGTGGGGGAACAGAATCAGTCACGGCCTATCAAAgaacctgggactgggagtcaggggatctgcattttaaacccatctctgccatttgcctgctgggtgaccctggacatgttacttaacctctctctgactcaattccctcatctgtattgtAGGGATGAAATACTTGGTTCTCTTCTTCCCCCGCTTAGGCCaagagccacatatgggacagagactatatccaccccagcatttagcaaatagtaagtgcttaaattccacaattattaaagcTTCATTTGTTACTGCTGCTGATTCCCTGGAATTCCTACCTCTTCTGGGAGCACTGTATGAAAAGATCCCTCAACCTATGAACCACAAATTCTGAGAAGGCAAGAGCAGCAGATTTCTCTTAGCAACTTTGGCTGCTGTTATCCCACTGCTGGCTCCACAGTTGCTTTTTGCCTCTCAAGGAGTGCCGCAAGAGGTAGCTCAACAGTGGAGGGGCAGCTATTGCTTCCAGAATGGCCACAGATCACCTCCGATACTTTCCCCAGGAGTACTTGTAAGGTTGGTTGAATCCAGACTTTAAATATCAACCCCAAGGCATGCCTTTAGGCAGCATGGATGACAATCTGTTCATGGAGCTTTGaatactcttctcccttccctcagctctaatgatttttttctttgggAATCTTTATTTTCCAATGCTTGCTGATATTTAACTGGGCCAATATATTAAATATCAAATTAGCTGAGGGCCACATAGTGGAAAACACTCAGAAAAATTGTGGGCTCGTGTTAAGTTTTTGAAACTAGGCCAGAATTGCCTTTCTCATTCTAATTTCAAAGAAACTCACATGATCCccctgaatgaataaaacaggaTACATTTTAACTAAAATATGACTTAGGTTACTGTTCCCAAGGAGTAAATTTCTGCATTTATATGCTTCCTAGATAACAGATTCAGCTGAAGGTCAGAGACAAATCCAAAATGACACCACATGGTTTCCAGAACAATTTATTATTTAATATCTATTCAATATGCTATCAACAGTTTTTCTGTGTGTATTGTGCTGATAAAATTGACACTGAGAAGAGTTAACAAGTTCTTCATTTAATAAGTCTGAATTAGTTTTCACCACATGGTACTGTACACTGTCATCTGTTCAAACAGATTTCTTTAACAGATCTtagtttcattttaaaaaaagtcatagaTATTGTTTGAGCTTTGTATAAATTGGTGGAACAGTAAAATAAGTTAATTCCTTTATTTGGTTGGTTTTACAAGCCATGTTCTTGATTTCATTGCAGAATAAAGCCTGTAGGCCAAAGAAAGCACAACTCATCACTTGTTTAGAACACTTGTGTTTCTATAATTTATAGGTGCTGAATGGACAGGTCTAGGCCTAACCCTGCAAAAATATTACTCAATGAATAGGCCATAAGGAAACAGTATAAAACATCATTGACCTTATAGTCATTAAAGTCATTAACAGCACAACAGTACAGCATTCTTACTATTCAAAGTCAAAACTTGTTTTTAAATCCCCAAGAGGAAGGAATACATACACAACCACCCCAAGTTGTATTCACTGGTTGCGTCAATTCAGATGTCAACAGAAACTTTGGCTTTAGGAAAGTCACAAACATTTAAAATAATGGCTTTGTCATCTAAAGTATGTGGTAGGGGAAGTGTGCTTTAATTAAATATACACCATACCAGTGATGCTGGCAAGTTTGAAGGTTATTCCTAATGTTGATAGCAATAAAACTAGTTTGTACATGACAAGACACTGAGGAAAAAAAGCAATCCCTTTAAAACAAgtttttaaagtaaaaaaaaaagttcacagtGGTTTGTAAAAAAACAGTATGCATTGCATGACAGTAACACACTTCTAGTCTCCTAGTACACTAGTGCTGTCTTTAGAAcctaaaggggaaaaaagcagCATTTACACTATGCATGGATTGTACAGAATCAAAAGAACAGTTAAACAGCCATCCCTGATGTCAGGATAGACTGCTGTGGAGTGTATTGCTGAAACCTGGACAGAGAGTAAGTTGTTTTTAATGGAATAcagaattaaaaaacaaaacaaaacacttttaGGGAGCAGAAAAAGTCTCAGTTGCTGTTATAACCAGCAAATGTACTCCATTaaatcaaaaatgaaaaaacaaaaacaaaaaataaaccaCAAACACAAATCTATTTTGAGCAAGCTGACCAGTACACAttacaattttaaaaatgaaggtTATATACTATTATACAAGTCCCATCTAGGCAATGTCAAATTGACCTCTATTTCTTTGCTTGTTTTGTGATCATACCCCTTGGTGGTGTTACAGGTCTGCTGGCATTTGGCTTCTTTTTCTCTGCAGGTTTCAAAATCTGAAAAGATAATTCAGGTAGAACCTCTTAGAGAGTACACATAAACCCCCAGTTTGAAGAACCCTCCATAACCCTAAGGACACATTTAGACTCGGGGGCCAAGATACTCCAAGCTCCCAGTTTACAACTGGAGTTTAATTATCCCCTCACCTACAGTTTTGGAAACTCCAATAGAGTCTGAACCTAGATTAACTGCTTTCAGACAACCAACACCAATATACATGGATAAGTAAAAAAAGTGTCAATACTTAGGAAAGTGAATATACATCCCAGTGAATTTCAACACACTATACCTGAAAAGAGCACATTAAAGTTTCATCCACGCTCATCATGGCTCCTGCATTGTCAAACTCTCCACAATAATTTGGAGCTGAAAACAAAGTGACTAACTGCCTCTTTGCAAAAAACTCATATCCATCTTCAACCACCttaagggaaaaaacaaaaaaggcttTATTGGGAATATGAACAAGTACGAAAACAGCAAAAACAATTTCTCAATTACTATTCAAATGgttctaatcaatggtatttattgagcacttagtatgtgcagagaactatactaagcacccgggagagtacaactaaattagcaaacacattccctgcacataatcaaACTCATACTTGCTCTTAAAAGTACATGACAAATGCAAAGGTGAGTTACCTGATGGGCTCTACATATAAGATCCAAATCATGCTTATGAAGAAACTTTGCAACAACTTCGGCTCCAAATGTAAAAGACACTCCTCTGTCATTTTCACCCCAGCCCAAAACATCTTTGTCAGGGTCAGACCACAAGAGATCACAAAGAAGACCCTGATCAGGTACATCGGTAGGGCGCATAATTCGCCGAATTTGCTCCATTGACTGAAGATCTGGTGACAAACCTATAAAAAGAATAAATACTTGAGAAACTTAACAATAATATTTTTCTTCCTCACACTGAGTTCCCAATGAGAAACTCTCTCATTTAGAAATTAAATGTTAGATGAAAGCCACCCAAGTTTAAAATTTTACCCGAGTAATGATTAAAATAGTTATTCTCATATGTAGCATATCACTACTCCGATAAGCATATCACTGCTTATATTCAGTATATGTCATGCAAAATAAATGGGAAACAGGTTTTCCAAAACTGGACAGCCTAATAAATAGGACATGACCTAGAAGATCAGATCTTTTTCAGCCTCTCGGTGAGCCTGGGAAACCTGTTTAGTCAATGATAAGTCATGCTGGTTGGAAACAGATACAGTAATAAAAACCCACATGCTGAGCAATGTACATAATTATCAATTAaaaccccaggcctgggttctggtcccagctgcaGCCTGACTTCTGGCTTCTGTCTGCTGCTTCCACCTATCCAACTCAATCTTGTTCCATGTAGACAGCCCACAGAGATTAGCCAGGCGCCTCCCTCACTcctgcattcatgcattcatttctgCCTGGAACTGAAAACTGtacattatttcatttttatgctATTAGCATAGTAAACTTACACATGCTTCAAATTCAGACCCATGAACAAACCTTTGAAAAAAGACATGTCTATGTCTGATTCTTTCCAACTTTAGACCCAAGGATTAACTTTTCTGAAAGACCTGTCGAGAagggtcctcttactcccaggcccatgttctttccagtaggccatgcagcttctctaaagtttcatttaaaaaattaaataagcTACAAATTATAACAAAAGGGCTCTTTAAACATGACCATTTTATCCAGAATAAACTCACCTCATCTTACATTTCTGCTCTTCACTTTTTACTTTACAGCTTACTCTATTTTCTCTTCCTAAGCTATCTTAACTACCTTACTTATCTCTCCTGCCTTCAGCTGGGAATTCCTTTTGCCCAAATTgaatgccctcctaaaatcctacctcctccaacaaactttTCCCAGTTAGTTCCACACCCCAAATTGAACCCCCTGCAATCTCCAGCACTTAGCCATTAATTTAAACTCATCTTGAGCACTTTTGTATGTCATTCAATTACTTTTCCTCCCTCTATCTGTATATTTTTTATACCTGATTCCCCGTCCATAGAGGTCAGGGAATGAGTAATTTCTCCATTTTGTACTTCCCATGTGCTGAATACACTGCACTCTCAGTggacactcaaatactattactacttactGAAATGCTCTAGAATGAAGAACATAGGTGGGGCAAGACATAAGAATAATGCAGGTTTTGAAGAATGAAAATTAACTTGATAGAATGTCAGTCATAACATTATAAAACTGTTTAACACAAATGTAAGCTTACCCGAGTTACTTGCCACTCACACAAACTTCAGTAGCAAGACTTACCTCCGTGACAACAGAATATTTTCTCATCCACAATAGCTGCAATAGGCAAACAGTTAAAGCAGTCGGTAAAGGTTTTCCATAGTTTAATGTTATATCTTCTTTTACCTAGAAAGAAGAATTTAAGATGAGTAAAACAACTTTGATTTAAAAAGACACAAATTTGATGGTCAAACTTTCTACACACAAGGGAAAGATTTAACATCAAAATTTCTGCCCATGAGAGAGAAAAGTCACCCTCATATGAACAGAATTTGCAACAGATTTCGAACATATTCTTCCAATTAAAGCCAATCTGGACCAAAATTGCAACGCTTTCCAGAACCAGGCATTTTGTGACTTGGAAAACTAAATCATCTTATTTCCAAGATGTCTACAGCGGTCTGGATACTTTTTtctaagatatttgttaagcatttactatgtgtcaagcactgttttaagagctggggtagatgtaagttaaacAGACcagagtccctgtcttacatggggctcatagtctaagtaggcaggagaacaggtattgaatccccattttgcagatgaacagacacagagaagttaagtgacttgccccaagtcacacagtatgcacatg belongs to Ornithorhynchus anatinus isolate Pmale09 chromosome 2, mOrnAna1.pri.v4, whole genome shotgun sequence and includes:
- the PPP1CC gene encoding serine/threonine-protein phosphatase PP1-gamma catalytic subunit isoform X1, whose amino-acid sequence is MADIDKLNIDSIIQRLLEVRGSKPGKNVQLQENEIRGLCLKSREIFLSQPILLELEAPLKICGDIHGQYYDLLRLFEYGGFPPESNYLFLGDYVDRGKQSLETICLLLAYKIKYPENFFLLRGNHECASINRIYGFYDECKRRYNIKLWKTFTDCFNCLPIAAIVDEKIFCCHGGLSPDLQSMEQIRRIMRPTDVPDQGLLCDLLWSDPDKDVLGWGENDRGVSFTFGAEVVAKFLHKHDLDLICRAHQVVEDGYEFFAKRQLVTLFSAPNYCGEFDNAGAMMSVDETLMCSFQILKPAEKKKPNASRPVTPPRELEYKSNFDL
- the PPP1CC gene encoding serine/threonine-protein phosphatase PP1-gamma catalytic subunit isoform X2, coding for MADIDKLNIDSIIQRLLEVRGSKPGKNVQLQENEIRGLCLKSREIFLSQPILLELEAPLKICGDIHGQYYDLLRLFEYGGFPPESNYLFLGDYVDRGKQSLETICLLLAYKIKYPENFFLLRGNHECASINRIYGFYDECKRRYNIKLWKTFTDCFNCLPIAAIVDEKIFCCHGGLSPDLQSMEQIRRIMRPTDVPDQGLLCDLLWSDPDKDVLGWGENDRGVSFTFGAEVVAKFLHKHDLDLICRAHQVVEDGYEFFAKRQLVTLFSAPNYCGEFDNAGAMMSVDETLMCSFQILKPAEKKKPNASRPVTPPRGMITKQAKK
- the PPP1CC gene encoding serine/threonine-protein phosphatase PP1-gamma catalytic subunit isoform X3, which produces MADIDKLNIDSIIQRLLEVRGSKPGKNVQLQENEIRGLCLKSREIFLSQPILLELEAPLKICGDIHGQYYDLLRLFEYGGFPPESNYLFLGDYVDRGKQSLETICLLLAYKIKYPENFFLLRGNHECASINRIYGFYDECKRRYNIKLWKTFTDCFNCLPIAAIVDEKIFCCHGGLSPDLQSMEQIRRIMRPTDVPDQGLLCDLLWSDPDKDVLGWGENDRGVSFTFGAEVVAKFLHKHDLDLICRAHQVVEDGYEFFAKRQLVTLFSAPNYCGEFDNAGAMMSVDETLMCSFQILKPAEKKKPNASRPVTPPRGFILQ